GACCTGGAGTTCAGCCCGCTGCCCATCACCATTCCGGCCCTGGACCTGGCCACGCACTACAACGACGACCTGCTGCCGGCCCACGAAACCATTGTGGAGCGCCTGCAGAAGCCCAACGACAAGGGCATCATCATCCTGTACGGACCGCCCGGCAACGGCAAAACCAGCTACATCCGCCACCTCTGCGGCCTCACCGACAAGCCCAAGCTCTTTATTCCGCCCAACCTGGCCGCCCGCATCGCCGACCCGGAATTCATCAACCAGCTTCACGACAACACCAACTCCATCCTGCTCATCGAAGAAGCCGAGGAACTGCTCACCAAGCGCGATGGCGTGGGCGGCAACGCCGTGAGCAACCTGCTGAACCTGTCCGACGGCCTGCTTTCCGACGGCTTCCACATCCAGATTATCTGCACCTTCAACACCGAGCTCTCGCGCATTGACAAAGCCCTGCTGCGCAAGGGCCGCCTCATTGCCGCCTACCACTTCGGCCCCCTGGCGGCCGATAAGGCCCAGGCCCTCGCCACGGCACTCGGCCAGACGGAACCTGTCACGGAGCCCACCTCGCTGGCCGAGCTCTATAACCGCGAGCCCA
This DNA window, taken from Hymenobacter sp. 5317J-9, encodes the following:
- a CDS encoding AAA family ATPase — encoded protein: MAPPRSSPAPDLSLSYTQHGFQPVAWFYATFGELPRREIYQLASTEARQAVLNTLAETHDVDRATVVHSVYVEEAGKAPELQHHALSLGPHALLWFYDRGIYGDQAAQLYYSPQTDPALLAQLRALLTAHLETGKIERKRIQVLRLTTGDLEFSPLPITIPALDLATHYNDDLLPAHETIVERLQKPNDKGIIILYGPPGNGKTSYIRHLCGLTDKPKLFIPPNLAARIADPEFINQLHDNTNSILLIEEAEELLTKRDGVGGNAVSNLLNLSDGLLSDGFHIQIICTFNTELSRIDKALLRKGRLIAAYHFGPLAADKAQALATALGQTEPVTEPTSLAELYNREPNTFTELEASSKRIGFSR